The Paenibacillus sp. YPG26 genome includes a window with the following:
- a CDS encoding aminotransferase class I/II-fold pyridoxal phosphate-dependent enzyme, with amino-acid sequence MDHNRTPLFTALKKHAASNPVQFHIPGHKKGAGVDPEFREFIGDNAFSIDLINIAPLDDLHQPTGVIEEAQKLAADAFGADYTYFSVQGTSGAIMTMIMSICSAGDKIIVPRNIHKSVMSAIIFAGAKPVFVSPAQDENLGISHGITTSSVRRALKRHPDAKAVLVINPTYFGISAHLEEIVELAHSFHVPVLVDEAHGVHIHFHDELPVSAMAAGADMAATSVHKLGGSMTQSSVLNLNVKNGYVNPQRVQTIISMLTTTSTSYILLASLDTARRNLMLSGRQMIEETLKLADYTRTEVNKIEGLYCFGKEILGGEATYAHDPTKITVHVRHLGITGYETENWLREHYNIEVELSDMYNILCFITPGDTQETVDTLLKALRELAAEHSVNPANELVVKTPEIPQLSLIPRDAFYADTEVIPFKESAGRIIAEFIYVYPPGIPILLPGEVISQENIDYIVEHVDVGLPVKGPEDRNIHQVKVIVEADPIF; translated from the coding sequence ATGGATCACAACCGTACGCCGCTTTTTACGGCTCTCAAAAAACATGCGGCTAGCAATCCCGTCCAATTCCATATCCCCGGTCATAAGAAAGGGGCAGGAGTGGACCCGGAATTCCGTGAATTTATTGGCGATAATGCATTCTCTATAGATCTGATTAACATTGCGCCGCTCGATGATCTCCATCAACCTACAGGGGTCATTGAGGAAGCACAGAAATTAGCAGCTGATGCCTTCGGCGCAGACTATACGTATTTCTCCGTACAAGGAACAAGCGGTGCCATCATGACCATGATCATGTCCATTTGCTCAGCCGGCGACAAGATCATTGTTCCGCGTAATATTCACAAATCCGTGATGTCGGCCATTATTTTTGCCGGTGCCAAGCCCGTGTTCGTATCCCCTGCACAGGACGAGAATTTGGGGATCAGCCATGGGATTACCACCTCATCTGTCCGCCGGGCGCTCAAGCGTCATCCCGATGCCAAAGCAGTGCTTGTCATCAACCCGACTTACTTCGGAATAAGCGCACACCTCGAGGAGATTGTAGAGCTTGCCCACAGCTTCCACGTGCCTGTGCTGGTGGACGAGGCCCATGGGGTTCATATTCATTTCCATGACGAGCTCCCTGTCTCCGCTATGGCGGCGGGTGCGGATATGGCTGCAACGAGCGTCCACAAGCTCGGAGGGTCCATGACCCAGAGCTCGGTGCTGAATCTGAACGTGAAGAACGGTTATGTCAACCCTCAGCGGGTTCAGACCATTATCAGCATGCTCACAACAACTTCGACCTCCTATATCCTGCTGGCGTCGCTGGACACCGCGCGGAGGAATCTGATGCTCAGTGGCAGACAGATGATTGAAGAGACACTGAAGCTGGCTGATTACACCAGAACCGAAGTGAACAAGATCGAAGGTCTCTACTGCTTCGGCAAAGAAATTCTGGGCGGAGAAGCCACTTATGCCCACGACCCCACCAAGATTACCGTCCATGTGAGACACCTGGGGATTACCGGATATGAGACGGAGAATTGGCTTCGGGAACACTACAACATCGAAGTTGAGCTCAGTGATATGTACAACATCCTGTGCTTCATAACTCCAGGCGATACCCAGGAGACCGTAGATACTCTGCTCAAGGCTCTCCGCGAGCTCGCAGCTGAGCATTCCGTGAACCCAGCCAATGAATTGGTTGTAAAAACACCAGAGATTCCGCAGCTCTCCCTGATTCCCCGGGATGCCTTCTACGCGGATACCGAGGTCATCCCGTTCAAGGAATCGGCTGGACGCATCATTGCAGAGTTCATCTATGTCTATCCGCCGGGTATTCCCATCCTGCTTCCGGGAGAGGTCATCTCACAGGAGAACATTGATTACATTGTCGAACATGTGGACGTTGGCCTTCCGGTTAAGGGTCCTGAGGATCGTAATATTCATCAAGTTAAAGTCATTGTTGAAGCAGATCCCATATTTTAG
- a CDS encoding CoA-binding protein yields MSFENPGRQEIKEILESAGNIAIVGLSDKTDRTSYMIAQAMQMRGYRIIPVNPMVNEEILGEKTYASLKDIPESVDIVNVFRRSEFTPEVAQEAVEIGAKVLWLQLGVFSEEANSIASKAGLKVIMDRCIKVEDAVTSPVRSR; encoded by the coding sequence ATGTCATTTGAGAATCCAGGCCGGCAGGAAATCAAAGAAATCCTGGAGTCGGCTGGAAATATCGCTATCGTAGGCTTATCGGACAAAACGGACCGTACGTCGTATATGATTGCTCAGGCCATGCAGATGAGAGGATACCGGATTATTCCTGTGAATCCGATGGTGAATGAGGAGATTCTGGGGGAGAAGACCTATGCGAGCCTTAAGGATATCCCTGAGTCTGTAGACATTGTAAATGTGTTCCGCCGGAGTGAATTCACTCCGGAAGTGGCACAGGAAGCTGTTGAGATTGGTGCTAAAGTGTTATGGCTGCAGCTGGGTGTCTTCAGTGAAGAGGCCAACAGCATTGCTTCCAAGGCTGGACTTAAAGTCATTATGGACCGATGCATCAAAGTGGAGGATGCGGTTACTTCTCCTGTCCGCAGCCGTTAA
- the gndA gene encoding NADP-dependent phosphogluconate dehydrogenase, protein MSKQQIGVIGLAVMGKNLALNIESRGFTVSVFNRSPQKTHELLENEAKGKNLVGTFSVEEFVQSLETPRKILIMVQAGAATDATIEQLIPYLDQGDIIIDGGNAYFPDTQRRSKDLEAKGFRFIGTGVSGGEEGALNGPAIMPGGQESAYELVKPIFTAISAKVDGDPCCTYIGPDGAGHYVKMVHNGIEYGDMQLIGEAYHLLKDTLNLDAKELHEIFTEWNKGELDSYLIEITADIFSQYDEETGKPMVDVILDAAGQKGTGKWTSQSALDLGVPLSMITESVFSRFLSAMKEERVAASKILSGPAKSFSGDKQEFIEDVRKALFASKIVSYAQGFAQMRAASDEYGWDLKYGNIAMIFRGGCIIRSQFLQNIKDAYDRDPALKNLLLDSYFKQIVETYQDAWRKVISTAVANGVPVPGFSSALSYYDSYRTERLPANLLQAQRDYFGAHTFKRVDKEGVFHHQWF, encoded by the coding sequence ATGTCAAAACAACAGATAGGCGTCATCGGTCTTGCGGTGATGGGTAAGAATTTGGCACTGAATATTGAGAGCAGAGGCTTCACTGTATCTGTATTTAACCGTTCCCCTCAGAAGACCCACGAGCTTTTGGAGAATGAAGCCAAAGGCAAGAATCTTGTCGGAACCTTCTCGGTAGAAGAATTCGTGCAATCTTTGGAAACTCCGCGCAAGATCCTCATTATGGTACAAGCCGGGGCAGCTACGGATGCAACGATTGAGCAATTGATCCCTTATCTGGATCAGGGCGATATCATTATTGATGGAGGTAACGCTTACTTCCCGGATACCCAGCGCCGCAGTAAAGATCTTGAAGCCAAAGGCTTCCGGTTCATCGGAACAGGCGTATCAGGCGGCGAAGAGGGCGCATTGAACGGACCTGCGATTATGCCGGGTGGTCAGGAAAGCGCTTATGAGCTGGTTAAGCCAATCTTCACAGCAATTTCTGCCAAGGTAGATGGCGACCCTTGTTGTACATATATTGGACCGGACGGTGCAGGACACTATGTGAAGATGGTTCACAACGGCATTGAGTATGGTGACATGCAGCTGATCGGCGAGGCTTATCATTTGCTCAAAGATACACTTAACCTTGATGCAAAGGAACTGCATGAAATCTTCACAGAATGGAACAAAGGTGAGCTCGACAGCTATCTGATCGAGATTACTGCCGATATCTTCTCCCAATACGATGAAGAGACTGGCAAGCCGATGGTTGATGTGATTCTTGATGCCGCTGGCCAAAAAGGTACAGGCAAATGGACAAGCCAAAGCGCTCTGGATCTTGGCGTGCCGTTGTCCATGATTACCGAATCCGTCTTCTCTCGTTTCTTGTCAGCGATGAAAGAAGAGCGTGTTGCTGCTAGCAAAATCCTCAGCGGCCCTGCCAAGTCCTTTAGTGGCGACAAGCAGGAATTTATTGAGGACGTTCGCAAGGCATTGTTCGCAAGTAAGATTGTCTCTTATGCGCAAGGCTTTGCTCAAATGCGTGCGGCTTCCGATGAGTACGGCTGGGATTTGAAATATGGCAATATTGCAATGATCTTCCGCGGCGGCTGCATTATCCGTTCCCAGTTCCTGCAGAACATCAAGGACGCTTATGACCGTGATCCTGCACTGAAGAACCTGCTGCTTGATTCTTACTTCAAGCAAATTGTCGAAACCTACCAGGACGCATGGCGCAAAGTCATCTCCACAGCGGTTGCCAACGGGGTTCCAGTTCCAGGCTTCTCATCCGCATTGTCATACTATGACAGCTACCGGACGGAAAGATTGCCTGCGAACCTTCTTCAGGCGCAGCGCGACTACTTCGGTGCCCATACCTTCAAACGTGTGGACAAGGAAGGCGTCTTCCACCATCAGTGGTTCTAA
- a CDS encoding DUF3892 domain-containing protein, with product MPNADREVFVAVQKNGDGDLSAFKTSSGRVLSYEEALKEVQAGSIAGVNAFKGRDGETYLRGDADGDPTNNLDALPYFE from the coding sequence ATGCCTAATGCTGACAGAGAAGTGTTCGTAGCGGTTCAGAAGAATGGGGATGGAGATCTATCCGCATTCAAGACCTCATCTGGACGTGTTCTCTCTTACGAGGAAGCACTGAAGGAAGTCCAAGCAGGCTCTATTGCGGGCGTTAACGCTTTTAAGGGCAGGGACGGAGAGACCTATCTGCGTGGCGATGCGGATGGTGATCCGACCAACAATCTGGATGCCCTGCCTTATTTCGAATAA
- a CDS encoding MFS transporter: protein MELTKAKMVSKRLMTPVFIYLWIIMFLVEFVKGALLVTILPVYMGDVLHLTTFAIGLSISMQYIGDNLFRSPSGWLIERIGFRMTMAIGLVLTFVAVGIIAYTSNTALIVFACALLGMGTAPLWPCIMMGVSAVSSENNNFATAMGIIQMSSLGGAGAGPIVINFFIGDGSYRKVFWILLGCMALVLAVSLLLPGKRKTKTADPHVLHPEGESKLMAGGVSQLGGNLRKTFAEIRKNLNVSWMLYPALFLQSFAIGLLTPVITLYVRTVLHLSPASYSALMVVGGGITVIGLIPIGKLADRYGTKWFLHIGFLLAAVSIALFAVNRSIPILWVLVALIGISYAFILPTWDTMISHMLPSGEKGAIWGLFLTIQGSGMVFGPMVSGKLWDLFGPGSPFMASAIVMGIMFVLHLALSRQHARNQPEITS from the coding sequence ATGGAGCTTACAAAGGCAAAAATGGTTTCGAAACGGTTAATGACCCCGGTTTTTATTTACTTATGGATTATCATGTTCCTGGTGGAATTTGTTAAAGGCGCTCTTCTCGTTACGATTCTTCCGGTATATATGGGCGATGTTCTGCACTTGACCACCTTTGCGATTGGGTTGTCCATCTCCATGCAGTACATCGGGGACAACTTGTTCCGGAGCCCCTCAGGCTGGCTGATTGAACGGATCGGGTTCCGGATGACTATGGCTATAGGACTTGTGCTGACTTTTGTCGCCGTTGGTATTATCGCCTATACCTCCAATACGGCGCTTATCGTCTTCGCTTGTGCACTGCTTGGAATGGGAACGGCTCCGCTGTGGCCTTGTATTATGATGGGTGTGTCCGCAGTGAGCAGCGAGAACAATAACTTTGCTACCGCAATGGGCATTATTCAGATGTCAAGTCTGGGCGGAGCGGGTGCCGGCCCTATCGTAATTAACTTCTTCATCGGAGACGGCTCTTACCGGAAGGTATTCTGGATTCTGCTGGGCTGTATGGCGCTGGTGCTGGCCGTATCTCTGCTTCTGCCTGGTAAAAGAAAAACCAAAACAGCCGATCCGCATGTGCTTCATCCCGAAGGGGAAAGTAAGCTTATGGCCGGAGGAGTTAGTCAACTAGGGGGCAATCTCCGAAAAACGTTCGCCGAGATTAGGAAGAATCTCAATGTCAGCTGGATGCTGTATCCGGCTTTATTTCTCCAGTCCTTTGCCATCGGCCTGCTTACCCCGGTTATCACACTATATGTGCGTACCGTTCTTCACCTGTCCCCGGCGAGCTACAGCGCCCTGATGGTGGTCGGTGGCGGGATAACAGTTATCGGACTCATTCCGATTGGCAAGCTGGCTGACCGATATGGTACGAAGTGGTTCCTGCATATCGGGTTCCTCCTGGCAGCGGTATCTATCGCATTGTTCGCAGTGAACCGCTCAATTCCCATTCTGTGGGTGCTTGTGGCGCTGATCGGGATCAGCTATGCATTCATTCTGCCGACTTGGGACACCATGATCTCCCATATGCTTCCTTCAGGAGAGAAGGGGGCAATCTGGGGCTTGTTCCTCACGATTCAGGGCTCGGGGATGGTATTTGGACCGATGGTATCCGGGAAGCTGTGGGATTTATTTGGCCCAGGCTCTCCTTTTATGGCCAGCGCGATTGTCATGGGAATCATGTTCGTCCTTCATCTGGCCTTATCGCGGCAGCATGCACGGAATCAGCCGGAGATAACTTCATGA
- a CDS encoding DUF1054 domain-containing protein: MTFTGFTKQDFDVFTVPGLEPRMEALIQVLRPKLDELGGILSPYLSALCGEEMFPHVAKHARRTINPPHDSWVAWGSSKRGYKALPHFQVGMFASHLFIIFAVIYESPNKLILAKYLDKHASSVKKSIPAEFYWSMDHMDPGGQLHHDLTTSDFKAMAAKLSSVKKSEILCGLRIEQGDPILSDGDKLVAKVEDTFEKLLPLYKVSF, translated from the coding sequence ATGACTTTTACCGGGTTCACCAAGCAAGATTTCGATGTCTTCACTGTTCCGGGGCTGGAACCCCGCATGGAGGCTTTAATTCAGGTTCTGCGGCCCAAGCTGGACGAGCTGGGCGGAATACTCAGCCCATATCTGTCCGCGCTTTGCGGAGAAGAGATGTTCCCTCATGTGGCCAAGCATGCACGGAGGACTATTAATCCGCCGCATGACAGCTGGGTAGCCTGGGGGAGCAGCAAGCGCGGCTACAAGGCACTTCCGCATTTCCAGGTAGGGATGTTCGCCTCCCATCTGTTCATTATTTTTGCGGTCATATACGAGAGCCCCAATAAGCTCATTCTCGCCAAATATCTGGACAAACACGCGTCCAGTGTGAAAAAAAGTATTCCGGCAGAGTTCTACTGGTCCATGGATCATATGGATCCGGGCGGTCAGCTTCATCATGACCTGACAACAAGTGACTTTAAAGCCATGGCAGCCAAGCTGAGCTCGGTGAAGAAGTCGGAGATCTTATGTGGTCTCCGAATTGAACAGGGTGATCCGATCCTAAGTGACGGGGACAAGCTTGTTGCCAAGGTGGAAGATACGTTCGAGAAGCTGCTTCCGCTCTATAAAGTTTCTTTCTAG
- a CDS encoding MBL fold metallo-hydrolase, producing the protein MGLRLQMLGTGGAFAKKYFNNNALLYTGHQTLLIDCGVTAPISLYQLGKTWADINAVLITHIHADHVGGLEEFAFQMKYVYQQKPVLYIAEQLVQPLWEHTLKGGLGQDGIESLEDAFEVRLLREDQITRVDDSLQVEIIQTPHIEGKKSYSLYLNGEIFYSADMTFQPALLQQLVGERGCRKIFHEVQLTGQGIVHTTLDELLTLPSEIRSQISLMHYGDEMEQYQGQTAEMEFLRQHEIYEL; encoded by the coding sequence ATGGGTCTTCGATTACAAATGCTTGGCACAGGAGGAGCCTTTGCCAAGAAATATTTCAACAATAACGCACTGCTCTATACCGGTCATCAGACCCTGCTTATTGATTGTGGAGTAACCGCGCCAATCTCCTTATATCAGCTCGGTAAGACCTGGGCGGATATCAATGCTGTGTTGATTACACATATCCATGCGGATCATGTGGGCGGCCTGGAAGAGTTCGCTTTCCAAATGAAATACGTCTATCAACAGAAGCCGGTTCTCTACATTGCTGAACAGCTTGTGCAGCCGCTGTGGGAGCATACACTTAAGGGTGGACTCGGTCAGGATGGAATTGAGAGCCTGGAGGATGCCTTCGAGGTCAGACTGCTGCGGGAAGATCAGATAACACGCGTGGATGACTCCCTACAGGTCGAGATTATTCAGACGCCTCATATTGAAGGCAAGAAGAGTTATTCACTCTACCTGAATGGCGAAATTTTCTACAGTGCAGATATGACGTTTCAACCTGCCTTGCTGCAGCAGCTGGTGGGGGAACGGGGCTGCCGCAAAATTTTTCACGAGGTGCAGCTGACTGGCCAGGGCATCGTTCACACGACTCTAGATGAGCTTCTCACGCTGCCCTCCGAAATCCGCTCACAGATCAGCCTCATGCACTATGGAGATGAGATGGAGCAGTATCAAGGGCAGACAGCCGAGATGGAATTCCTGCGCCAGCATGAGATATATGAGCTATGA
- a CDS encoding DUF1292 domain-containing protein, with translation MSDHKHEHDEACGHDHDHDHEEFVLTLTDENGQDVEMVLVETFDVSEKVYALLLERNNPEADGIILRLEEEDDKMVLYNIEDEEEWRQVEEAYNEIVSAQEES, from the coding sequence ATGAGCGATCACAAACATGAGCACGACGAAGCTTGCGGACACGATCACGACCATGATCACGAGGAGTTCGTGCTCACGTTGACAGACGAGAACGGTCAGGATGTGGAGATGGTTCTCGTTGAAACTTTCGATGTTAGTGAGAAGGTCTATGCTCTTCTGCTTGAACGTAACAATCCGGAAGCTGACGGCATTATTCTCCGTCTGGAAGAAGAAGACGACAAGATGGTGCTCTACAATATCGAAGATGAAGAAGAATGGCGTCAAGTTGAAGAAGCTTACAACGAAATCGTCTCCGCGCAGGAAGAATCTTAA
- a CDS encoding GNAT family N-acetyltransferase: MAAIIIPVHTEEQLNQGLEIRKEVFVQEQKVPVDLEIDEFDVIGPDSHHVLIELDGRYAATGRITYYRDNAAKLQRIAVRQEFRSHGIGRVLMLALEQMARDLGFEKAVLDGQCQAEGFYTKLGYKVISEEPFYDAGILHVRMEKKL; this comes from the coding sequence TTGGCTGCCATCATTATACCGGTACATACGGAAGAGCAGTTGAATCAAGGATTGGAGATCCGGAAGGAAGTATTTGTGCAGGAACAGAAGGTCCCCGTGGACCTTGAAATAGACGAGTTCGATGTGATCGGACCTGATTCCCACCATGTGCTGATTGAGCTGGATGGGAGATATGCGGCGACGGGCCGGATTACTTACTACAGGGATAATGCCGCCAAACTCCAGCGGATTGCTGTCCGCCAGGAATTTCGTTCTCATGGCATCGGACGGGTTCTGATGCTTGCCCTGGAGCAAATGGCGAGAGACCTCGGTTTTGAGAAGGCCGTTCTGGACGGCCAGTGTCAGGCTGAAGGCTTCTATACCAAGCTTGGGTATAAGGTAATCTCCGAAGAGCCCTTTTATGACGCGGGGATTCTGCATGTGAGAATGGAGAAGAAATTGTAA
- a CDS encoding shikimate kinase, which translates to MLKGPKDNIILIGMMGTGKSTVGSLLAAETGHELVDLDLEIQLKAGSTIPEIFANKGEGFFRDLENAVLREMLQRERVILATGGGCVLRADNCKEMAANGWVVSLKADAESIISRVGEDPNRPLLAGGARERVVRLLEERRDAYDFAHCTVDTTGKSAADVASEILMHYRV; encoded by the coding sequence ATGTTGAAAGGGCCGAAGGACAACATTATTTTGATTGGTATGATGGGCACCGGCAAATCAACCGTCGGTTCACTTCTGGCGGCGGAGACCGGGCATGAGCTCGTTGATCTGGATCTGGAGATCCAGCTTAAGGCCGGCAGTACGATCCCTGAGATTTTCGCCAATAAGGGAGAAGGCTTCTTCCGTGATCTGGAGAACGCTGTTCTGCGGGAGATGCTGCAGCGGGAGCGTGTGATCCTGGCCACAGGCGGAGGATGTGTGCTGAGGGCTGACAACTGCAAGGAGATGGCTGCAAATGGCTGGGTTGTATCCTTGAAAGCCGACGCAGAGAGCATTATCAGCCGGGTAGGAGAGGATCCGAATCGGCCGCTGCTGGCTGGAGGAGCACGTGAACGGGTGGTTCGCCTTCTTGAAGAGCGTAGAGACGCATATGATTTTGCCCATTGTACGGTGGATACAACTGGCAAATCAGCAGCTGACGTGGCTTCGGAGATTTTAATGCATTACCGCGTCTAA
- a CDS encoding copper amine oxidase N-terminal domain-containing protein: MKWKRVAGLVLAFSLFGSSMIYADTAVQKIRLIINGQDIDDGGYMVDGRAYVPVRELNGLIDYDEGTKRVAFTQPNVDIFLFKGDTPFGKVSAGKLKFNVFCQIDSLKVDISSVKVTIKGPDGSEKSIQSQDLGKEQKDNFWFRTHDYTYDFKTAGKYTINFYMKMNKSKDYVLVSEKVINAIGG, encoded by the coding sequence ATGAAATGGAAGAGAGTGGCTGGACTTGTACTGGCTTTTTCCCTCTTTGGCAGTTCTATGATTTATGCCGATACAGCTGTGCAGAAGATTCGATTAATAATTAATGGTCAGGACATAGATGACGGGGGTTACATGGTGGATGGGAGAGCTTATGTACCCGTAAGAGAATTGAATGGATTAATTGACTATGATGAAGGGACCAAAAGAGTTGCTTTTACCCAGCCGAATGTGGACATTTTTCTGTTCAAAGGGGATACGCCTTTTGGTAAGGTGAGTGCGGGTAAGCTTAAATTCAATGTGTTCTGCCAGATTGACAGCCTGAAAGTGGACATCAGTTCAGTGAAGGTCACGATTAAGGGACCTGATGGATCCGAGAAATCGATTCAGTCCCAGGATCTGGGCAAGGAGCAGAAGGATAATTTCTGGTTCAGGACACATGATTACACGTATGACTTCAAGACTGCCGGCAAATACACGATCAACTTCTATATGAAGATGAACAAGAGCAAGGACTACGTCCTGGTTAGTGAGAAGGTCATAAATGCAATTGGCGGTTAG
- the aroA gene encoding 3-phosphoshikimate 1-carboxyvinyltransferase yields MNIIVRPTPQLKGEIQALSSKNYTTRYLLVAALAEGTSTIYHPAHSEDSDAMRRCIADLGAEIEEDDEKIVIKGFGSRPKDVKELNVGNAGAVLRFLMAVTALCPDVTFVNTYPDSLGKRPHDDLIDSLTQMGVNIEHNEGRLPIRIQGGAPRGGKIQVSGEVSSQYLSALLFLTPLLEDDSEIEVLGDLKSKVVVGQTLEVLEQAGIRIEASDDYVHFKVQGRQSYQAKTYQVQGDYPGSAAILAAAAVTESDVIVKGLEEHSKQGERAVVDVLKMMNVPLTHQNGVVHIQGNGKLKAVEFDGDAATDAVLAMVAAAVFAEGTSRFYNVENLRYKECDRITDYLTELTKAGARVEERQAEIIVHGRPEGVEGGVEINAHYDHRVIMALTIVGLRSQKPVTIRDAHHVAKSYPQFFDHISALGASVEWLES; encoded by the coding sequence ATGAATATTATTGTTAGGCCGACACCTCAGCTAAAAGGGGAAATTCAAGCTCTTTCTTCAAAAAATTACACGACAAGGTATTTGCTCGTGGCCGCGCTTGCTGAAGGGACCAGTACCATATATCATCCGGCTCATAGTGAAGACAGTGATGCTATGCGGCGCTGCATCGCCGATTTGGGCGCGGAGATTGAGGAAGACGACGAGAAGATTGTGATCAAGGGCTTTGGTTCCAGACCAAAGGACGTTAAGGAGCTTAATGTAGGCAACGCCGGAGCAGTGCTCAGGTTCCTTATGGCTGTTACCGCACTTTGTCCTGACGTTACATTTGTGAATACTTATCCTGACTCCCTAGGCAAGCGCCCTCACGATGATCTGATTGATTCTCTTACCCAAATGGGCGTTAATATTGAGCATAATGAAGGACGTCTTCCTATCCGCATCCAGGGAGGAGCGCCAAGAGGCGGGAAGATTCAAGTATCCGGGGAAGTCAGCTCCCAATACCTGAGCGCACTGCTGTTCCTCACCCCTCTGCTTGAAGATGACAGCGAGATTGAAGTGCTTGGAGATCTCAAATCCAAAGTAGTTGTTGGTCAGACACTGGAAGTGCTTGAGCAGGCGGGTATCCGGATTGAAGCTTCCGACGATTACGTTCACTTTAAAGTTCAGGGACGCCAATCCTACCAAGCCAAGACGTACCAGGTACAAGGCGATTATCCAGGCTCTGCAGCCATTCTGGCAGCCGCTGCGGTGACAGAGTCTGATGTAATCGTTAAAGGGCTGGAAGAGCACAGCAAGCAAGGTGAGCGTGCAGTTGTGGATGTCCTGAAGATGATGAACGTCCCTCTGACCCATCAGAACGGTGTGGTCCATATCCAGGGGAACGGCAAGCTGAAGGCTGTCGAATTCGATGGGGATGCCGCAACGGACGCGGTGCTTGCTATGGTTGCTGCAGCTGTTTTTGCCGAAGGAACCTCAAGGTTCTATAATGTCGAGAATCTTCGTTATAAAGAGTGTGACCGTATTACGGATTACTTGACTGAACTCACTAAGGCGGGAGCCCGCGTCGAGGAGCGTCAAGCTGAGATTATTGTCCATGGCCGTCCTGAAGGCGTGGAAGGCGGAGTAGAGATTAATGCCCATTACGATCACCGGGTGATTATGGCATTAACCATTGTGGGACTTAGGTCCCAGAAGCCGGTGACCATAAGGGATGCGCACCACGTTGCCAAATCGTACCCGCAGTTCTTTGATCACATTTCTGCACTTGGCGCTTCCGTAGAATGGCTGGAATCCTAA